The following proteins come from a genomic window of Geothrix edaphica:
- a CDS encoding SPFH domain-containing protein, whose amino-acid sequence MAEIRSYPFLRHLRSEASSHILHFRRSRLLKQGRGLAFWFLPMSDSLAEIPADDRELSVMLHGRSSDFQDITAQGVLGYRVADPAKLAGRVDFTLDSRTGQFHKKPLESLAQILAQMAQQHASDYLTGTSVRTILVEGQTRLRERIEAGLAGEGLLESMGLEVVSVRVSAVKPNPELEKALEAPMREHIKQEADEAAFQRRALAVEKERAIQENELQNRIELAKREEQLIAQEGQNGRRKAEEAAEAAQVAARSEAETRRVQAEAAAHETRLGGQAQAESLQAVEGTRVELEQRQMEVFKGMPPAVIFGLGFKELAGKLQTIEHLNLSPDLLGPMLTNLLEAGTKRLESKES is encoded by the coding sequence ATGGCCGAGATCCGCAGCTACCCCTTCCTGAGGCACCTCCGAAGTGAGGCGAGCTCCCACATCCTCCACTTCCGGCGTTCGCGCCTGCTCAAGCAGGGCCGTGGTCTGGCCTTCTGGTTCCTGCCCATGAGCGACAGCCTGGCCGAGATCCCCGCGGACGACCGGGAGCTCTCCGTGATGCTCCACGGCCGGTCCTCCGATTTCCAGGACATCACCGCCCAGGGCGTCCTCGGCTACAGGGTGGCGGATCCCGCCAAGCTGGCGGGCCGGGTGGACTTCACCCTGGATTCCCGCACAGGCCAATTCCACAAGAAGCCTCTGGAGAGCCTGGCGCAGATTCTCGCCCAGATGGCCCAGCAGCACGCCTCGGACTACCTCACCGGCACCAGCGTCCGCACCATCCTCGTGGAGGGACAGACCCGGCTGCGAGAGCGCATCGAGGCCGGCCTGGCGGGCGAGGGCCTGCTGGAGTCTATGGGCCTGGAGGTCGTCTCCGTCCGCGTCTCGGCCGTGAAGCCCAACCCCGAGTTGGAGAAGGCCCTGGAAGCCCCCATGCGGGAGCACATCAAGCAGGAGGCCGATGAGGCCGCCTTCCAGCGTCGGGCCCTGGCGGTGGAGAAGGAGCGGGCCATCCAGGAGAACGAGCTGCAGAACCGCATCGAGCTCGCCAAGCGGGAGGAGCAGCTCATCGCTCAGGAAGGCCAGAACGGCCGGCGCAAGGCCGAGGAAGCGGCCGAGGCGGCGCAGGTGGCCGCGCGCTCTGAGGCCGAGACCCGGCGCGTCCAGGCAGAGGCGGCGGCTCATGAGACCCGCCTGGGTGGTCAGGCCCAGGCCGAGAGCCTCCAGGCTGTGGAGGGCACCCGGGTCGAACTGGAACAGCGGCAGATGGAGGTCTTCAAGGGCATGCCGCCCGCGGTGATCTTCGGCCTGGGCTTCAAGGAGCTGGCCGGAAAGCTCCAAACCATCGAACACCTGAACCTCAGCCCCGACCTACTCGGCCCCATGCTCACGAACCTGCTGGAGGCCGGCACCAAGCGCCTCGAGAGCAAGGAGTCCTGA
- a CDS encoding helix-turn-helix domain-containing protein has translation MTIAELAGELGTRIRDLRVRHRFNQEELAAHAGLGVRAVRDLERGKGSTVESLLKVLKALDSLEGLNYLAPKPSVDPMALLKQRAPLVRVRKTRKQKGEL, from the coding sequence ATGACCATTGCTGAGCTCGCGGGCGAATTGGGGACAAGGATTCGAGACCTCCGAGTTCGCCATCGGTTCAATCAGGAGGAACTGGCCGCTCACGCTGGTCTTGGTGTGCGGGCTGTCCGTGACCTGGAGCGAGGGAAGGGCTCCACTGTGGAATCGCTCTTGAAGGTCCTCAAGGCCCTCGATTCGCTCGAAGGGCTCAACTACTTGGCCCCGAAGCCCTCGGTAGATCCAATGGCCCTCCTGAAGCAGCGGGCGCCCCTTGTTCGTGTCCGCAAGACCCGTAAGCAGAAAGGCGAGCTGTGA
- a CDS encoding type II toxin-antitoxin system HipA family toxin, with amino-acid sequence MNPNVVEVRIWGQQVGAVAFDDKTNSYAFSYAPSWMRAAVELSPLHMALAEGRGPFVFPGLARLTYSGLPGMLADALPDNWGNRMVDAYLQMRGISKDSVSVLDRLSYVGMRGLGALEFRPAMGSRKSLGTGIDLQDLVDEARLILEGHLTDQVLTKKALSQLIEVGASAGGARAKAVVAWNEETKTLRSGQFDVPPGFAHWLLKFDGVGKDAELGGTEHYGRIEYAYHLMARAAGIQMSPCRLMEENGRAHFMTLRFDRDGNQKHHVQTLCGLAHLDFRQAGTHDYGQAFVAMDKLGLDAEARDELFRRMAFNVMARNCDDHTKNIGFILKQTGPWALAPAYDVIYAYNPNGAWTARHQMSINGRFDDIRREDFLTHAERFRVRRPEALLADVRAAVESFDQFAGEAGLPVGMRDALVAQFQMI; translated from the coding sequence GTGAATCCGAACGTTGTCGAAGTCCGAATTTGGGGGCAGCAGGTTGGCGCCGTGGCGTTCGACGACAAGACCAACAGCTATGCCTTCAGCTATGCGCCCTCGTGGATGCGAGCGGCCGTAGAGCTGTCCCCCCTGCACATGGCGCTTGCCGAGGGGCGTGGCCCCTTCGTCTTTCCGGGGCTGGCGAGGCTGACTTATAGCGGGCTCCCTGGAATGCTGGCGGACGCGCTGCCTGACAACTGGGGCAACCGGATGGTTGACGCCTATTTGCAGATGCGTGGGATCTCGAAGGACTCCGTCAGTGTCCTGGATCGCCTCTCCTACGTGGGGATGCGAGGCCTAGGTGCCTTGGAGTTCAGGCCCGCGATGGGGAGCCGGAAATCACTCGGCACGGGCATCGACCTGCAGGACCTGGTCGATGAGGCGCGGTTGATCCTGGAAGGCCATCTGACCGATCAGGTGCTGACGAAGAAGGCGCTCTCCCAGCTCATCGAGGTGGGTGCTTCTGCGGGTGGCGCCAGGGCGAAGGCTGTGGTTGCGTGGAATGAGGAGACCAAGACACTACGCAGCGGTCAGTTCGACGTCCCTCCTGGGTTTGCCCACTGGCTCCTGAAGTTCGATGGCGTGGGCAAGGATGCGGAACTTGGCGGGACGGAGCACTACGGGCGAATCGAATACGCCTACCACCTGATGGCGCGAGCGGCCGGGATCCAGATGTCGCCTTGCCGGCTCATGGAGGAGAATGGCCGGGCGCACTTCATGACGCTCCGCTTTGATCGCGATGGCAACCAGAAGCACCACGTCCAGACCCTCTGCGGCTTGGCCCACCTGGATTTCCGACAGGCCGGAACCCATGACTACGGTCAGGCCTTCGTGGCGATGGACAAGTTGGGTCTTGATGCCGAGGCGAGGGATGAGCTGTTCCGCCGGATGGCGTTTAACGTCATGGCGCGGAACTGCGACGACCACACCAAGAACATCGGCTTCATCCTGAAACAGACGGGGCCGTGGGCGCTGGCTCCGGCCTATGACGTGATCTATGCCTACAATCCAAACGGGGCATGGACGGCTCGGCATCAGATGAGCATCAATGGACGCTTCGACGACATTCGCCGGGAGGACTTCCTGACCCACGCAGAGCGGTTCCGTGTTCGGAGGCCCGAGGCCCTGCTGGCGGATGTCCGGGCGGCGGTGGAATCCTTTGATCAGTTCGCTGGCGAGGCAGGGCTCCCGGTGGGTATGCGAGATGCCCTGGTAGCCCAGTTTCAGATGATCTGA
- a CDS encoding NUDIX hydrolase, whose product MAVDVVLLAPAEGSLHTLLVQREEHPFKGRWALPGGFIRMNEGLDAAVARVLRDKAGLKGIFLEQLYTFGEPKRDPRMRILSVAYMALVDHDRFTSRRTQGTVGRLVVPWEDETGGPVQVLDPHDQPMPLAFDHADILGLAVKRLRGKLDYSPVAFQLLPESFTLYDLQKVHETVLARKLNKDSFRRRMLATGLLEPTGEQQEDVGHRPAALYRYTA is encoded by the coding sequence GTGGCAGTGGATGTGGTGCTGCTGGCCCCGGCGGAGGGCAGCCTCCACACCCTGCTGGTGCAGCGGGAGGAGCACCCGTTCAAGGGGCGATGGGCCCTCCCGGGTGGTTTCATCCGCATGAACGAGGGCCTGGATGCCGCCGTGGCCCGGGTGCTTCGCGATAAGGCTGGCCTGAAGGGCATCTTCCTCGAGCAGCTCTACACCTTCGGCGAGCCCAAGCGCGACCCCCGCATGCGCATCCTCAGCGTGGCCTACATGGCCCTGGTGGACCACGACCGGTTCACCAGCCGGCGGACCCAAGGCACCGTGGGCCGGCTGGTCGTCCCATGGGAGGACGAGACCGGTGGCCCCGTCCAGGTGCTCGATCCCCACGACCAGCCCATGCCCCTCGCTTTCGACCACGCCGACATCCTCGGCCTCGCGGTGAAGCGCCTGCGCGGCAAGCTGGACTACAGCCCCGTGGCCTTCCAGCTTCTGCCCGAGTCCTTCACCCTCTACGACCTCCAGAAGGTCCATGAGACCGTCCTCGCCCGGAAGCTCAACAAGGATTCCTTCCGCCGCCGAATGCTGGCCACCGGCCTGCTGGAGCCCACGGGCGAGCAGCAGGAGGACGTGGGGCACCGACCGGCGGCGCTCTATCGATATACGGCGTAG
- a CDS encoding tyrosine-type recombinase/integrase: protein MAKSKTDTKRSLSEDQLSRGAPQLSDERAPEVVEEQGAEGATSAKPKTNPRRGAIRYSNGIGWSDATQTWWVHVRSGKSTFTRDTGKRNRRDAESWLLNFRRAQAVLTGADYIPHLTVEEGLRLWVANVTLEPMRSRPPSEGHIENVKRAYELHVIPQIGRKEIERLQKSDLLDLVSRYKEGEGPHGLHDQGGPRNFIITLNIPLRWLLKTERVSRLPRLPMIPKMERKIPIIVPLEHFEELLRRYDRYVQYDLYAMIYIRVMALVGLRTTNARDLLKSQFRNGLSQLATGITKNGVEYLLPAPKDIQELLKHVPSMEDAAPLFPAPYARKRRSEGWCLEAFRRAAKDIGMTEKVAWHRLRATYASALVQMGADMFVLKELMGWETLAVAARYVNTSSSRLVSAQGSAADLLTGRGRDGREGQPPDRG from the coding sequence ATGGCGAAATCGAAGACGGATACCAAGCGCAGCCTGTCGGAAGATCAGTTGAGCCGCGGAGCCCCACAATTGTCCGATGAGAGGGCACCTGAGGTGGTTGAGGAACAAGGCGCCGAAGGGGCTACCTCCGCGAAGCCCAAGACAAACCCCAGGAGAGGAGCGATCCGATACTCCAATGGGATCGGGTGGTCTGATGCGACTCAGACCTGGTGGGTTCATGTCCGAAGTGGCAAGAGCACCTTCACGCGTGACACGGGGAAGCGGAATCGCCGTGACGCAGAGTCCTGGCTGCTGAACTTTCGCCGTGCCCAGGCAGTCCTCACCGGTGCAGACTACATCCCGCACCTGACGGTGGAAGAGGGGCTCCGGCTGTGGGTGGCGAATGTCACATTGGAGCCGATGCGTTCGAGGCCACCCTCCGAGGGCCACATTGAAAATGTGAAGCGCGCCTACGAGCTTCACGTAATCCCTCAGATTGGTCGCAAGGAGATCGAACGGCTTCAGAAGTCGGACCTGCTGGATCTGGTCTCAAGGTACAAGGAGGGAGAGGGTCCGCATGGTTTGCACGATCAGGGCGGCCCTCGGAACTTCATCATTACCCTCAATATCCCTTTGAGGTGGCTCTTGAAAACGGAACGGGTGAGTCGCCTTCCTAGGTTGCCGATGATTCCCAAGATGGAACGCAAAATCCCCATCATTGTTCCACTAGAGCACTTCGAAGAACTGCTGCGGCGCTACGACAGGTACGTTCAGTACGACCTCTACGCCATGATCTACATCCGGGTGATGGCACTAGTTGGCTTGCGGACCACAAACGCACGTGACCTGCTGAAGAGCCAATTCCGAAATGGGCTGAGCCAACTCGCTACTGGTATTACCAAGAACGGCGTCGAGTACCTTCTCCCAGCCCCGAAGGACATCCAGGAGTTGCTGAAACACGTCCCATCCATGGAGGACGCAGCACCGCTCTTCCCGGCTCCCTACGCCAGGAAGCGGCGCAGTGAGGGTTGGTGTCTTGAGGCTTTTCGCCGGGCAGCCAAGGATATCGGCATGACAGAGAAGGTAGCTTGGCACAGGCTGCGGGCGACCTACGCCTCCGCTCTGGTCCAGATGGGCGCAGATATGTTCGTCCTCAAGGAGCTGATGGGTTGGGAAACCCTTGCGGTCGCTGCTCGCTACGTGAACACCTCCTCGTCTCGTTTGGTCTCGGCCCAGGGCAGCGCTGCGGACCTGCTCACGGGTCGGGGGCGAGACGGGAGGGAGGGGCAGCCGCCGGATCGTGGTTAG
- a CDS encoding helix-turn-helix domain-containing protein: MSDKKWFKIGEAATLIGVGPKDLRYWEDVIPDIKPRRSKGNLRYYHVDELPRLKRIKAWLAEGLTVADCAELLAHGHLVQRLDLGLDLDELPAAPAAKPKPTIPRLLRTSSDLQPILKSVRALHERLSRPVKP; encoded by the coding sequence GTGAGTGACAAGAAGTGGTTCAAGATTGGTGAAGCCGCCACCCTCATCGGCGTGGGTCCCAAAGACCTGCGCTACTGGGAAGACGTCATCCCCGACATCAAGCCCCGGCGCAGCAAGGGCAACCTCCGCTACTACCACGTGGACGAGCTGCCCCGCCTGAAGCGCATCAAGGCCTGGCTGGCCGAGGGCCTCACCGTGGCCGACTGCGCGGAGCTGCTGGCCCATGGCCACCTCGTGCAACGCCTCGACCTGGGCCTGGACCTCGATGAACTCCCCGCCGCCCCCGCCGCGAAGCCCAAACCCACCATCCCGAGGCTCCTCCGCACCAGCTCCGACCTCCAGCCCATCCTCAAGTCCGTGCGGGCCCTTCACGAGCGCCTGTCCCGGCCAGTCAAACCTTGA
- a CDS encoding sigma-54-dependent transcriptional regulator, whose amino-acid sequence MSVPTTILLVDDEPGIRRSLGEALKDEGYHVVKAERGEQAIDLLHNPDGEGIQLMLLDVWLPGQDGLETLKQAKQVRPDLPVVMISGHASIDTALQATKLGAFDFLEKPIDLDRLLLVTGNALRQSKLERENQRLHAEVEGGRFFLADSPAMKRLMADVALVAPTEGRVLLTGENGSGKEEVARLLHVQSPRKDAPFVEVNCAAIPEELIESELFGHQKGAFTGAVRDQKGKFREADGGTLFLDEVGDMSLKTQAKVLRALQEGRVEPVGGGGAVGVDVRVIAATNKDLSGEITKGRFREDLYFRLAVVPLRIPPLRERPEDILPLAEAFISRIGRQYGRPPKHLGPEAKDTLLRHDWPGNVRELKNLMERAVILGRGAEIGPRDLGALAARHLAEPDPFSFPEFPSLKEARDWFEAQYLQREMKLQSGNMTRVAERVGVDRSNLYKRLKALGIEPRES is encoded by the coding sequence ATGAGCGTCCCCACGACCATCCTCCTGGTGGATGACGAGCCGGGCATCCGGCGGTCCCTGGGCGAAGCCCTCAAGGATGAGGGCTACCACGTTGTGAAGGCCGAGCGGGGCGAGCAGGCCATCGACCTGCTCCACAACCCCGACGGCGAAGGCATCCAGCTCATGCTGCTCGATGTCTGGCTACCGGGCCAGGACGGCCTGGAGACCTTGAAACAAGCCAAGCAAGTGCGGCCCGACCTGCCCGTGGTGATGATCTCCGGGCACGCGAGCATCGACACCGCGCTGCAGGCCACCAAGCTGGGCGCCTTCGACTTCCTGGAAAAACCCATCGACCTGGATCGCCTGCTGCTGGTGACGGGCAACGCCCTGCGCCAGTCGAAGCTGGAGCGCGAGAACCAGCGCCTCCACGCGGAGGTCGAGGGCGGCCGATTCTTCCTGGCGGACAGTCCCGCCATGAAGCGGCTCATGGCCGACGTGGCCCTGGTGGCGCCCACGGAAGGCCGCGTGCTGCTCACGGGCGAGAATGGCAGCGGCAAGGAGGAAGTCGCGCGGCTCCTCCACGTGCAGAGCCCCCGCAAGGACGCCCCCTTCGTCGAAGTCAACTGCGCCGCCATCCCCGAGGAGCTCATCGAGAGCGAGCTGTTCGGCCACCAGAAGGGCGCCTTCACCGGCGCCGTGCGCGACCAGAAGGGCAAGTTCCGCGAGGCGGACGGAGGCACGCTCTTCCTCGACGAAGTGGGCGACATGTCGCTCAAGACCCAGGCCAAGGTCCTGCGCGCCCTCCAGGAGGGCCGCGTGGAGCCCGTGGGCGGGGGCGGCGCCGTGGGCGTGGACGTGCGCGTCATCGCCGCCACCAACAAGGACCTCTCCGGCGAGATCACCAAGGGCCGCTTCCGCGAGGACCTCTACTTCCGCCTCGCCGTGGTGCCCCTGCGCATCCCGCCCCTGCGGGAGCGGCCCGAGGACATCCTGCCCCTGGCCGAGGCCTTCATCAGCCGCATCGGACGCCAGTACGGTCGCCCGCCCAAACACCTGGGACCCGAGGCCAAGGACACCCTGCTGCGCCACGACTGGCCCGGCAACGTGCGCGAGCTGAAGAACCTCATGGAGCGGGCCGTCATCCTGGGCCGCGGCGCCGAGATCGGCCCCCGGGACCTGGGCGCCCTGGCCGCCCGTCACCTGGCCGAACCCGACCCCTTCTCCTTCCCCGAGTTCCCCAGCCTCAAGGAGGCCCGCGACTGGTTCGAGGCCCAGTACCTCCAGCGGGAGATGAAGCTCCAGAGCGGCAACATGACCCGCGTGGCCGAGCGCGTGGGCGTGGACCGCTCCAACCTCTACAAGCGCCTCAAGGCCCTGGGCATCGAGCCCAGGGAAAGCTAG
- a CDS encoding TorD/DmsD family molecular chaperone, whose product MPLALLADLAQILAEVFLEPDADLKEGLEQLLDSGPSPSLATPLARMVEHALPAQEQPVEYARLFLHAKDTDIVHLFESVQARGHHMAPEVLEPLKAIYDEADISIQENLGIPPDHLGLELACLSYLLGQVVEGDLAERDRFVELAQRLLREHLRPFVARVTEQLPQVQPHPYYQAAGELAGTLWPETEKALAEF is encoded by the coding sequence ATGCCACTCGCGCTCCTGGCGGACCTCGCCCAGATCCTCGCCGAAGTCTTCCTGGAGCCCGATGCCGATCTCAAGGAGGGGCTGGAGCAGCTGCTGGACAGCGGCCCCAGCCCCTCCCTGGCGACCCCCCTGGCCCGGATGGTGGAACACGCCCTGCCCGCCCAGGAACAGCCCGTGGAGTACGCCCGGCTCTTCCTCCACGCCAAGGACACGGACATCGTCCACCTCTTCGAATCCGTCCAGGCCCGGGGCCACCACATGGCCCCCGAGGTGCTGGAGCCCCTCAAGGCCATCTACGACGAGGCCGACATCTCCATCCAGGAGAACCTGGGCATCCCGCCCGACCACCTGGGGCTGGAGCTCGCCTGCCTCAGCTACCTGCTGGGCCAGGTTGTCGAAGGCGACCTGGCAGAGCGGGACCGGTTCGTGGAACTGGCCCAGCGCCTGCTCCGGGAGCACCTGCGTCCCTTCGTGGCGCGGGTGACTGAGCAGCTGCCCCAGGTGCAGCCCCACCCGTACTACCAGGCCGCCGGGGAACTGGCCGGCACCCTCTGGCCGGAAACCGAGAAGGCATTGGCGGAATTCTAG
- the nrfD gene encoding NrfD/PsrC family molybdoenzyme membrane anchor subunit: protein MHEFNWGLLIVVYLFLGGLSAGLFFAAGLADYMTVDDKPVYARVARMGAFLAPWPVAIGSGLLILDLGNWYRFYKLFTHFRWESPMSIGSYLLTIFTVIAFLYLFAWLTADERQWLFSKVPATWKQVHRLNVDLSAWRGKIAMVGFPFSIGVGIYTGVLLGAVSARPFWNTNLVAQMFLFSALSSGAAALMLAMVLNKRSPAEKHEIKFLVTLDVVFISLELFIILPYLIHGQLSSLAVKQALGLILGGPYTFVFWGPFLVMGLLVPLAIEVYELAPNIFKGHEFHGSRNLALTAAGLVLIGGFLLRYIFVYAGQVSSFHQMGLLR, encoded by the coding sequence ATGCACGAGTTCAACTGGGGTCTCCTCATCGTCGTCTACCTCTTCCTGGGCGGGCTATCAGCCGGGCTCTTCTTCGCCGCCGGTCTCGCAGACTACATGACCGTCGACGACAAGCCCGTCTACGCCCGCGTGGCCCGCATGGGGGCCTTCCTCGCGCCCTGGCCCGTGGCCATCGGATCGGGCCTGCTCATCCTCGACCTGGGGAACTGGTACCGCTTCTACAAGCTGTTCACCCACTTCCGGTGGGAGAGCCCCATGTCCATCGGGTCGTATCTCCTGACCATCTTCACGGTGATCGCCTTCCTCTACCTCTTCGCCTGGCTCACCGCGGACGAGCGCCAGTGGCTCTTCAGCAAGGTGCCCGCCACCTGGAAGCAGGTCCACCGGCTGAACGTGGACCTCTCCGCCTGGCGGGGGAAGATCGCGATGGTGGGCTTTCCTTTCTCCATCGGCGTGGGCATCTACACCGGTGTGCTGCTCGGAGCCGTATCCGCGCGCCCCTTCTGGAATACCAACCTGGTGGCTCAGATGTTCCTGTTCTCCGCCCTCTCCAGCGGCGCCGCGGCGCTCATGCTGGCCATGGTCCTGAACAAGAGGAGCCCCGCCGAGAAGCACGAGATCAAGTTCCTGGTCACCCTGGATGTGGTGTTCATCTCGCTGGAGCTGTTCATCATCCTGCCCTACCTGATCCACGGGCAGCTGTCCTCCCTGGCCGTGAAGCAGGCCCTGGGCCTGATCCTGGGCGGCCCCTACACCTTCGTCTTCTGGGGTCCATTCCTCGTCATGGGTCTCCTGGTACCGCTGGCCATCGAGGTCTACGAGCTCGCCCCCAACATCTTCAAGGGCCACGAGTTCCACGGCAGCCGCAACCTGGCCCTCACCGCCGCGGGTCTGGTCCTGATCGGCGGCTTCCTGCTCCGCTACATCTTCGTCTACGCCGGCCAGGTGAGCAGCTTCCACCAGATGGGGCTGCTCCGCTAA
- a CDS encoding 4Fe-4S dicluster domain-containing protein, whose amino-acid sequence MAIKKKRYALVIDSRKCINCKACVVACKAENRVPIGNFRNRINEERKGEYPKLSINFEPEQCHHCAEPSCVRVCPTGASWQRKDGIVLVNYDECIGCRYCMVACPYDARYFNEEEGVVDKCTLCSHRVDKGDIPACVETCPSKVRVFGDLEDPASRIHDLLATRRYRVKEPQTGNGPQLYYLL is encoded by the coding sequence ATGGCCATCAAGAAGAAGCGCTACGCCCTCGTCATCGACTCCAGGAAATGCATCAACTGCAAGGCCTGCGTCGTCGCCTGCAAGGCTGAGAACCGGGTTCCCATCGGGAACTTCCGGAACCGGATCAACGAAGAACGGAAGGGCGAATACCCCAAGCTCAGCATCAACTTCGAGCCCGAGCAATGCCACCACTGCGCGGAGCCCTCCTGCGTCCGCGTGTGTCCCACCGGCGCCTCCTGGCAGCGCAAGGACGGCATCGTCCTCGTCAACTACGACGAGTGCATCGGCTGCCGCTACTGCATGGTTGCCTGCCCCTATGACGCCCGCTACTTCAATGAGGAGGAGGGCGTGGTGGACAAGTGCACCCTCTGCAGCCACCGGGTGGACAAGGGCGACATTCCGGCCTGCGTCGAGACCTGCCCTTCCAAGGTGCGCGTCTTCGGCGACCTGGAGGATCCCGCCAGCCGGATCCACGACCTGCTCGCCACGCGGCGCTACCGCGTGAAGGAACCCCAGACGGGCAACGGCCCCCAACTCTATTACCTGCTCTAG